The Virgibacillus dokdonensis genome includes a window with the following:
- a CDS encoding glycosyltransferase family 2 protein, with protein MLKDISVIIIFPFSQKVLQQMLVSLRKLQARISSVIVIQATNITLNKNQVNDWLNDICFITSKNNELAHTLDNIMDQTNNRYVLFLSHTHCLSASVNSEMLQLEQPKTVLTTGYRFRNHAIYLPLLALSKYIKKIGGFTNIHPPFNEAFLPAWLANLDKSSQLTIENLINPSVETRNTTTSAKYMIAQKYQFKKENLTSPSLSVLISNYNMEKYVDIAVASCLLQNMPFDQILIIDDGSTDYSLKKLLQWDRNKQVKLITKKNEGKAKALNTLLPYITSEFILELDADDWLDPNAVAMIKKHLLELPENSSLLYGNFRRWKQINDEVFFKGIKKGKQIHRPAELLTYSFPLGPRIYRTSTLKSTGGFLINDFENGRLYEDVSTLLQLIKHSKLNYSNFTIYNIREHQESITTINRSKWSEYLNHIDL; from the coding sequence ATGTTGAAAGATATTTCAGTTATCATTATTTTCCCTTTCAGCCAAAAAGTACTTCAACAAATGTTAGTGTCTTTGCGAAAACTCCAAGCAAGAATAAGTTCCGTTATCGTCATACAAGCTACAAATATAACTCTTAACAAAAATCAGGTGAATGATTGGTTAAACGATATATGCTTTATTACTAGTAAAAACAATGAATTAGCACATACATTAGATAATATAATGGATCAGACAAATAACCGTTATGTTTTATTCCTTTCTCATACACATTGTTTATCCGCTTCTGTAAACTCAGAAATGCTTCAGCTAGAACAACCAAAGACTGTATTAACAACTGGGTATCGTTTCAGAAATCATGCTATTTACCTGCCACTTTTAGCATTAAGTAAGTATATAAAAAAAATAGGAGGTTTCACCAACATCCACCCCCCATTTAATGAAGCATTTTTACCTGCTTGGCTCGCAAATTTAGATAAATCAAGTCAATTAACTATAGAAAATCTCATTAATCCATCAGTGGAAACAAGAAACACTACTACAAGCGCAAAATATATGATAGCGCAAAAATATCAATTTAAAAAAGAAAATCTGACCAGCCCCTCTCTATCTGTACTCATATCCAATTATAATATGGAAAAATATGTGGATATCGCAGTTGCTTCCTGTCTATTACAAAACATGCCATTTGATCAAATACTAATTATCGATGATGGATCGACAGATTACTCCTTAAAAAAACTATTACAATGGGATAGAAATAAACAGGTGAAATTAATTACTAAAAAAAATGAAGGGAAGGCGAAAGCTCTTAATACGCTACTCCCCTATATTACATCAGAATTCATCTTAGAGCTTGATGCAGATGATTGGCTTGATCCGAATGCAGTAGCCATGATAAAGAAGCACCTATTAGAGCTTCCTGAAAATTCGTCTTTACTCTATGGTAATTTTAGAAGATGGAAACAAATAAATGATGAGGTTTTTTTCAAAGGAATTAAAAAAGGGAAACAAATTCACAGGCCTGCTGAATTGCTAACCTATTCTTTTCCTCTTGGACCAAGAATATATCGAACCTCTACTTTAAAAAGTACAGGTGGCTTTCTAATCAATGACTTTGAAAATGGCAGACTGTATGAAGATGTAAGTACGCTATTGCAATTAATAAAGCACTCTAAATTAAATTACAGCAATTTCACTATCTATAATATTAGAGAACATCAAGAAAGTATTACCACAATAAACCGTAGTAAATGGAGTGAGTATTTGAATCATATAGATCTGTAA
- a CDS encoding DegT/DnrJ/EryC1/StrS family aminotransferase, whose amino-acid sequence MSNDKLTPIPMVDLKEELDLIRKLIIQELTDVLDSGIYILGEKGEKLEREVAHYVGASYAAGVANGTDALELSLQALNIGYGDEVITTPFTFFATAEAIARVGATPVFVDIEEETYNIDPIKVEKAITKKTKGIIVVHLYGQVAKMEEIMDIAKKNDLKVIEDACQALGAEYNGEKAGAISDIGCFSFFPSKNLGAFGDAGMVTTNQRNLYEQICRLRNHGSKTKYYHSTIGMNSRLDEFQAATLLVKLKYLDIFLHQRKEVARRYTDSFHNLIKSPTIPENKAHTFHQYCIELDKRDELALNLKNNGIASSIYYPIPLHLQAAFDYLNYKAGDLPVAEKAAKRTLALPIYPMLSIQKQMYVISTVLDFLNRKP is encoded by the coding sequence ATGTCTAACGATAAATTAACTCCTATTCCAATGGTAGATTTAAAGGAAGAGTTAGATTTAATAAGAAAATTAATTATACAGGAATTAACTGACGTACTTGATAGTGGTATATATATATTAGGAGAAAAAGGAGAAAAACTAGAAAGGGAAGTAGCTCATTATGTGGGAGCAAGCTATGCAGCTGGGGTAGCAAATGGAACGGATGCCTTAGAGTTATCCCTTCAAGCTTTAAATATTGGATATGGCGATGAAGTGATTACTACTCCATTTACTTTTTTTGCTACTGCAGAGGCCATTGCAAGAGTTGGCGCGACCCCTGTTTTTGTAGATATTGAAGAAGAAACGTACAATATAGATCCTATAAAAGTTGAAAAAGCGATAACTAAAAAAACAAAAGGTATTATCGTAGTTCATTTATACGGTCAAGTTGCTAAAATGGAAGAAATTATGGATATTGCTAAAAAAAATGATTTAAAAGTTATTGAAGATGCGTGTCAAGCGCTAGGAGCAGAATATAATGGGGAAAAAGCAGGGGCAATTAGTGATATCGGTTGTTTCTCCTTTTTTCCTTCCAAAAATCTCGGCGCTTTTGGTGATGCTGGGATGGTAACTACGAATCAAAGAAATTTATATGAACAGATTTGCCGACTTAGGAATCATGGAAGTAAAACAAAATATTATCATTCAACAATTGGTATGAATAGTAGGCTTGATGAATTTCAGGCTGCAACCTTATTAGTTAAACTAAAATATTTAGATATTTTTTTGCATCAGCGAAAGGAAGTCGCAAGGAGATATACAGACAGCTTTCATAATCTAATAAAAAGTCCAACTATACCAGAAAATAAAGCGCATACCTTTCACCAATATTGTATTGAATTAGATAAGAGAGACGAACTTGCTCTAAATTTAAAAAATAATGGAATTGCTTCTTCTATTTATTACCCGATTCCTTTACATTTGCAGGCCGCTTTTGATTATCTAAATTATAAAGCAGGAGATTTGCCAGTTGCAGAAAAAGCCGCGAAAAGAACGCTTGCTCTGCCAATTTATCCAATGTTATCTATTCAAAAGCAAATGTATGTGATTTCAACAGTATTAGATTTTTTAAATCGAAAACCTTAA
- a CDS encoding nucleotide sugar dehydrogenase, protein MTNQEETLANVTVVGLGKIGLTLAAVFANNHFNVYGSDINEDVVATINQGKSHITNEPGLDQLVAAAYNSKTLSATTETAEAVAKSNIVIVIVPVLIDNQYNVDYQFIDAAVKEIARGMKEGTLVIFETTIPPGDTQYRFGKKLEELSGLRLGEEFYLAYSPERVYSNRIIEDLKKYPKIVGGINEKSLELAVDFYKKALNCKLIEVSSLETAEFSKVAECVYRDVNIALANELAKFTEKIGVNMSEVRKASNSQPYSYLHEPGIGVGGHCIPIYPYFFINKGLTKGITPMARMINDSMADYAINKVEEEVGSLTDKNVLILGLAYRENVKEPTKSTTLLLIDRLIKLRANVFVNDPLFTNSEIKQYGVSPLSLQSEFTSKMDAVILQAFHKAYASLDFKKFISCRIILDGRNKLSKNEIQRLGITYRSIGNDDIKERL, encoded by the coding sequence ATGACAAATCAAGAGGAGACATTAGCGAATGTAACTGTAGTGGGGCTTGGTAAAATTGGACTAACATTGGCTGCAGTGTTTGCAAATAATCATTTTAACGTCTATGGCTCCGATATTAATGAAGATGTTGTAGCTACCATTAATCAAGGCAAATCTCATATTACAAATGAACCTGGATTAGATCAATTGGTTGCTGCTGCTTATAACAGTAAAACATTGTCAGCAACTACAGAGACAGCTGAAGCCGTTGCCAAATCGAATATAGTGATTGTGATTGTTCCCGTACTAATCGATAATCAATACAATGTAGATTATCAATTTATAGATGCTGCCGTTAAAGAAATAGCTAGAGGAATGAAAGAAGGTACGTTAGTCATTTTTGAAACAACTATTCCTCCTGGTGATACACAATATCGGTTTGGAAAAAAGCTAGAAGAACTATCCGGGTTACGCTTAGGAGAAGAATTCTACCTCGCTTATAGTCCGGAAAGAGTTTATTCTAATCGAATAATAGAAGATTTAAAAAAATATCCAAAGATAGTTGGCGGAATCAATGAGAAGAGTCTGGAATTAGCTGTAGATTTCTATAAAAAAGCATTAAATTGTAAGCTAATTGAAGTGAGTTCATTAGAAACAGCAGAGTTTTCTAAAGTTGCAGAATGTGTGTACAGGGATGTAAATATTGCGCTTGCAAATGAGCTTGCAAAGTTTACGGAAAAAATCGGTGTAAATATGTCTGAAGTAAGGAAAGCCAGTAATAGTCAGCCTTATTCCTATTTACATGAGCCTGGAATTGGCGTTGGAGGACATTGTATTCCAATATACCCGTATTTTTTTATTAATAAAGGTTTGACAAAAGGGATAACTCCAATGGCTCGCATGATTAATGATAGCATGGCTGATTATGCAATTAATAAGGTGGAAGAGGAAGTTGGCAGCTTAACAGACAAAAATGTTCTTATCCTTGGTTTAGCATATAGGGAAAATGTAAAGGAACCAACCAAATCTACCACATTACTTTTAATTGATCGATTAATCAAATTAAGAGCAAATGTGTTCGTAAATGATCCTTTATTTACAAATAGTGAAATAAAACAATATGGTGTTTCTCCTTTATCTTTACAGAGTGAATTTACTTCAAAAATGGATGCGGTAATTCTTCAAGCCTTTCATAAAGCGTATGCGAGTTTAGATTTCAAAAAATTTATAAGCTGTAGGATTATTTTAGATGGACGAAATAAATTAAGTAAAAATGAGATTCAAAGGCTTGGAATTACTTATAGAAGTATAGGTAACGATGATATAAAGGAGAGGCTGTGA
- a CDS encoding glycosyltransferase family 4 protein: MRVLHLPYGAPMIELCRGLRDKGIEATACHFSDNRYKFQPDICLHLNSYPPNEREEKVTEFFYEAIQTYHIFHFHFGETFFPDKRDLAILKQAGKKMVVHHHGSDVRLLSVAKRFNPYVRVKPEWTEEKINNNLATLSSYMDHAIVQDPELQEYTSHVYKHTHVIPHAINIREFKPIYPDVNNRAPLVVHAPTSRNLKGTEFILHAVDELKQLGISFQFKLLEGLTYEETKDLLSQSDIVIDQLRIGASGYISSEAMAFGKPVICYIREDVRGKYPGEIPVVNATPSTITSVLKKLIQSPDRWEEIGKKGREYIEIYHDSQIVANRYLEVYNQL; encoded by the coding sequence ATGAGAGTTTTACACTTGCCTTATGGTGCTCCTATGATTGAATTATGTCGGGGATTACGAGACAAAGGGATAGAAGCAACAGCATGTCACTTTAGTGATAACAGATATAAATTCCAACCGGATATTTGCCTTCATTTAAACTCCTATCCACCTAATGAAAGAGAAGAAAAAGTTACCGAATTCTTCTACGAGGCGATACAAACTTACCACATTTTTCACTTTCATTTTGGAGAAACTTTTTTTCCTGACAAAAGGGATTTAGCTATTTTAAAACAAGCTGGAAAGAAAATGGTTGTTCATCACCATGGTTCGGATGTTCGATTGTTATCCGTTGCAAAGCGTTTCAATCCATATGTCCGTGTTAAACCTGAATGGACGGAAGAAAAAATAAATAACAATTTAGCGACGTTATCATCTTATATGGACCATGCCATCGTTCAAGACCCTGAATTGCAAGAATATACCTCGCACGTCTATAAACATACCCATGTAATTCCGCATGCCATTAATATCCGTGAGTTTAAGCCCATCTATCCAGATGTAAATAACAGAGCACCACTCGTGGTGCATGCTCCTACATCGCGTAATCTTAAAGGAACAGAATTTATATTACATGCTGTGGATGAATTAAAGCAATTGGGAATATCTTTTCAGTTTAAATTACTCGAAGGATTGACATATGAAGAGACGAAGGATTTGTTGTCTCAATCAGATATTGTTATAGATCAATTACGAATTGGGGCTAGCGGATATATTAGTTCAGAAGCTATGGCATTTGGAAAGCCCGTTATATGCTATATAAGGGAGGATGTAAGGGGAAAGTATCCCGGGGAAATTCCAGTTGTAAACGCAACTCCTTCTACGATTACTAGCGTATTAAAGAAACTCATTCAAAGTCCTGATAGATGGGAGGAAATTGGAAAAAAGGGGAGAGAATATATTGAAATATATCATGATTCACAAATTGTTGCTAATCGCTATCTTGAAGTTTACAACCAATTATAA
- a CDS encoding glycosyltransferase, which translates to MQVDVCFLVTEHPFLDARIFKKEAKSLVARGYRVTMIVPRINGYLFDIDGGRFTESFLEPTFYHEGVKIITYEQIFFEKNIKTLDHNLQSKKTHRFIDMLTQLGIEQNADIYHAHEFCSLYSGVIIKRTLLLEGKSCKLIYDSHELDPDPLIEQPIQVLKIKNRMLKIMVKEIDYLITVSESIKEWHLSLNASLPVEIIYNSPPLAHEYVPKRRSNSELTIVYEGTLGKKRGSFDKFIQMLELANKQRTIHAKIIGGWKKTNYDVELPDLTNISEYIQFTGWLDLNCIPEAMKDVDIGWIDLDAKHSLNNDFAMPNKFFSYLNNGIPVLVNQCKDMMEFIQTYNCGYVVPKKRATAEDYAEALVSLANNKLDKMSYKARGIMEAMFSWEHMENRLRKVYEQLTNDF; encoded by the coding sequence ATGCAGGTAGATGTTTGTTTTTTAGTAACGGAGCATCCTTTTTTAGACGCTCGTATTTTTAAAAAGGAAGCCAAAAGTTTGGTGGCACGAGGATATCGAGTAACGATGATTGTACCTAGAATAAACGGCTATCTTTTTGATATTGACGGTGGTAGGTTTACGGAAAGCTTTCTAGAACCTACGTTTTATCATGAAGGTGTAAAAATAATCACCTATGAGCAGATATTTTTCGAAAAAAATATTAAAACATTGGATCACAATCTCCAGTCGAAAAAGACACACAGGTTTATAGATATGTTAACACAACTTGGAATAGAGCAGAATGCGGACATTTATCATGCCCACGAGTTTTGTTCTCTTTATTCGGGCGTCATTATCAAACGCACCCTATTGTTAGAGGGAAAATCGTGTAAGTTAATCTATGATAGCCATGAATTAGACCCTGACCCTTTGATAGAGCAACCAATACAAGTCTTAAAAATAAAAAATCGCATGCTGAAAATAATGGTAAAAGAGATAGATTACTTGATTACTGTATCTGAATCTATTAAGGAGTGGCATTTGTCTTTGAATGCTAGTCTTCCCGTAGAAATTATTTATAATTCTCCACCGCTTGCTCATGAATATGTGCCAAAAAGAAGGTCAAATTCTGAATTAACGATTGTGTATGAAGGTACCCTGGGTAAGAAAAGAGGTAGCTTTGACAAATTTATTCAAATGTTGGAGTTAGCTAATAAACAAAGGACTATACACGCTAAAATCATTGGAGGCTGGAAGAAAACTAACTATGATGTTGAGCTTCCCGACCTTACCAATATAAGTGAATATATCCAATTTACTGGTTGGTTGGATTTGAATTGTATACCAGAAGCGATGAAAGATGTAGATATAGGATGGATTGATTTGGATGCAAAACACTCCTTGAATAATGATTTTGCCATGCCAAATAAATTCTTTAGTTATTTAAATAATGGCATCCCTGTTTTAGTAAATCAATGTAAAGATATGATGGAATTTATTCAAACCTATAACTGTGGTTATGTCGTTCCCAAAAAAAGGGCTACTGCAGAGGATTATGCAGAAGCCTTAGTCAGCTTAGCTAATAATAAGCTTGATAAAATGAGTTACAAAGCACGTGGAATCATGGAGGCTATGTTTAGCTGGGAGCATATGGAAAATAGGCTCAGGAAGGTTTATGAGCAATTAACGAATGACTTTTGA
- a CDS encoding glycosyltransferase family protein: MKRKVCMLLCYLPFLDSRIFECEAKSLVKHGYDVTILAPRKNGFLFHIDGKPFSNQFRDEIFHYHGMKVIAYDSEKRSSDYLVDPLFQLGLKEEADFYHAHELNSFSYGKEIKRTLKEQQNKQVKLIYDSRQITPDPMSSKINAETKQNWMKMLQENIKEVDFIITVSDSIKAWYLAINPLLPVEVIYNAPPLTPTIKEKSTSDDSFVIAHEGNISKETFEKIKAITSDYNGKKGIQFKIIGGSRYGNEMLLIPNHLQSRIKLTGWVDYQSLPLTMSDVDLGFIDLDPSSSLNNAFNMPHKLFSFLNNGIPVVANKCSDLEKFIKTHHCGIVIDKLTPSSLDYIETIKYVEQHPDEWETMKKNARKVMEATYSWEHMEKRLLSVYQSVDANSLPYLLS; this comes from the coding sequence TTGAAACGAAAGGTGTGCATGCTCCTATGTTACCTTCCCTTTCTAGACTCCCGTATATTTGAATGTGAGGCCAAAAGTCTCGTAAAGCATGGTTATGATGTTACCATCCTTGCCCCACGGAAAAATGGTTTTTTATTTCATATTGATGGAAAACCTTTTTCCAATCAATTTCGTGATGAAATTTTTCATTATCACGGTATGAAGGTCATTGCCTATGATAGTGAAAAGCGATCTTCTGACTATTTAGTCGATCCGCTTTTTCAACTAGGACTGAAAGAGGAGGCGGATTTTTATCATGCTCATGAACTGAATTCTTTTTCATATGGGAAAGAAATAAAGCGTACCTTAAAAGAACAGCAAAATAAACAAGTTAAATTAATCTATGATAGTAGACAAATAACCCCTGATCCAATGTCTTCAAAAATAAATGCTGAAACAAAACAAAATTGGATGAAGATGCTCCAAGAAAATATTAAAGAGGTTGACTTTATTATTACAGTATCTGATTCGATTAAAGCCTGGTATCTAGCTATAAATCCATTATTGCCTGTAGAAGTCATCTATAATGCTCCTCCATTAACACCAACTATCAAGGAGAAAAGTACCTCTGATGACTCGTTTGTGATCGCACATGAGGGGAATATATCAAAAGAAACTTTTGAGAAAATAAAAGCGATTACCAGTGATTATAATGGAAAGAAAGGTATTCAATTTAAGATCATTGGTGGTTCAAGATACGGGAATGAGATGCTTTTAATCCCGAATCACTTACAATCTAGAATAAAACTAACAGGGTGGGTGGACTACCAATCTTTGCCATTGACTATGTCAGATGTGGATCTTGGTTTCATCGATCTAGATCCTTCCAGTTCGCTGAATAATGCCTTTAACATGCCTCATAAGCTGTTCAGTTTTTTAAATAATGGAATCCCTGTTGTAGCCAACAAATGTAGTGATTTAGAGAAGTTTATCAAAACGCATCACTGCGGGATTGTCATTGATAAGTTAACACCAAGCTCTTTAGATTATATAGAAACGATAAAATATGTGGAACAGCACCCGGATGAATGGGAGACAATGAAAAAAAATGCTAGAAAGGTAATGGAGGCTACTTACAGCTGGGAACATATGGAAAAAAGATTGTTGTCAGTTTATCAATCCGTAGATGCCAATTCATTGCCATATCTACTGTCTTAG
- a CDS encoding SDR family NAD(P)-dependent oxidoreductase — MDLQLKGKKVLVTGGSRGIGKAIAASFLKEGADVGIVARTKYELEEVNKELDVRIYTNDLTNDYQRKQLITDFITDFNGIDILINNAGASYGKTVSETSPILFHKTMNLNFIAAVHLSQLVSQHMITQGEGVIINISSIYGKEAGGVPAYNASKAALNSFTKSFSSEVIKYNIRVVGIAPGAIFHPNKEWTRRIKNDPDFLDNYAKSNIPAGRLGKPEEVGNIAVFLASNKAAWIVGSTISVDGGQSRMNY, encoded by the coding sequence ATGGATTTGCAATTAAAGGGCAAGAAAGTACTTGTCACTGGCGGTTCAAGAGGAATTGGTAAAGCAATAGCTGCATCCTTCTTAAAAGAAGGCGCTGACGTCGGAATTGTAGCTAGAACAAAATATGAACTCGAAGAAGTAAACAAAGAACTGGATGTGAGAATTTACACGAATGATCTCACAAATGATTACCAAAGAAAACAATTAATTACTGATTTTATAACCGATTTCAATGGGATAGATATCCTCATTAATAATGCAGGGGCTAGCTATGGAAAAACTGTCTCAGAAACATCCCCCATTCTTTTTCACAAAACGATGAACCTCAACTTTATCGCTGCCGTTCACTTAAGCCAATTAGTAAGTCAGCACATGATAACACAAGGAGAAGGCGTAATTATAAACATTTCCTCTATTTACGGCAAGGAAGCAGGTGGCGTACCGGCTTATAATGCTTCAAAAGCCGCTTTAAATAGTTTTACAAAATCTTTCAGCTCTGAAGTCATAAAGTATAATATTCGGGTCGTCGGTATTGCCCCTGGTGCTATCTTCCACCCAAATAAGGAGTGGACACGTCGAATAAAAAACGATCCTGATTTTTTAGATAATTACGCCAAATCCAACATACCTGCAGGGAGACTTGGTAAGCCAGAGGAAGTTGGTAATATTGCTGTATTTCTGGCCTCGAACAAAGCGGCTTGGATTGTAGGTTCTACAATCAGCGTAGATGGCGGGCAATCACGAATGAACTATTAA
- a CDS encoding dTDP-glucose 4,6-dehydratase gives MANLKRVPLENSTILIVGGAGFIGSHLVDHLLEKKAKEIIIIDNLFTGTQNNLTSALAKNAILYIDNAENQEALNYIMEKHTIDIVFNCATKALNYSFMNPADAFLTNVIVLKNLLELQRKELFHTLCHFSSSEAYGSSQYQPMDENHPLDPTTTYAAGKAAADLMLTSYVKMFNLDAFIVRPFNNYGPRQSFTGPLAGVIPTTIKKILADETPEIHGTGQQTRDYIYVKDTVDMVVKLYPLIPSGDTVNITTDQQLSIQYIIETIIDEMNYNGEVLKKPNRTSDVTSHRGSVEKLRKLIGTYNKTDFKDGIASTINWVKRHATK, from the coding sequence GTGGCAAATCTGAAACGTGTACCACTGGAGAACAGTACCATTTTAATTGTTGGCGGAGCCGGTTTTATTGGAAGTCATTTAGTAGATCATTTATTAGAAAAAAAAGCTAAAGAAATCATTATTATTGATAATCTTTTTACTGGTACTCAAAATAACCTAACATCCGCATTAGCAAAGAATGCAATACTTTACATCGATAATGCTGAAAACCAAGAAGCTTTAAACTACATTATGGAAAAGCATACTATCGACATTGTTTTTAATTGTGCAACCAAAGCATTGAACTATTCATTTATGAACCCAGCTGATGCTTTTTTAACAAACGTTATTGTCTTAAAGAATTTATTAGAATTACAGCGTAAAGAGCTATTTCACACACTTTGTCATTTCTCATCATCAGAAGCATATGGTTCTTCTCAATACCAGCCGATGGATGAAAATCATCCATTAGATCCGACAACGACTTATGCTGCAGGTAAAGCTGCTGCTGATTTAATGTTAACGTCTTATGTAAAAATGTTTAATTTAGATGCTTTTATCGTTCGACCTTTTAATAACTACGGACCTAGACAAAGCTTCACAGGACCTTTAGCTGGTGTTATTCCCACTACAATTAAAAAAATACTAGCTGATGAAACTCCAGAGATACATGGCACTGGTCAACAAACAAGAGACTATATTTATGTAAAAGATACTGTTGATATGGTAGTTAAATTGTATCCGTTGATTCCTTCGGGAGATACTGTAAACATTACGACTGATCAACAGTTATCCATTCAATATATCATTGAAACAATCATTGATGAAATGAATTATAATGGTGAAGTCCTAAAAAAGCCAAATAGAACATCTGATGTTACTAGTCATAGAGGCTCCGTAGAAAAATTGCGGAAATTAATTGGCACTTATAATAAAACCGACTTCAAGGATGGAATTGCCTCGACGATAAATTGGGTGAAACGCCATGCCACAAAGTAA
- a CDS encoding glycosyltransferase, translating into MSRKVCMLVAEHPFLDSRIFKREAKSLLKLGYDVTLIVPRKDGYLFDIDGTPLKDKFTSKTFTYEGIKIVTYDFEESRAPLSKVVAPVSQWEKGFNNPLTELGIQQDADIYHVHEYLSLFAGIGVKRLLKQRNKKVKLIYDSHELTPDPFDSRNHVNHRNNLKEKLLVMLKEVDQIITISHSIKSWFLSQDPTFSVEVIYNSHPLAKNYQTKEFTGKGLIACYEGNIDYKRGSKNKIIQITEQCATSIDFQFKIIGGTRFGETFELPNHLSDKIKLTGWVDYYSISQHMKDVEIGWIDYEELNTSLNRSYAMPNKFFSFLNNGVPIVVNQCHEMESFLRTHRCGLVINKKHATASDYAEAMLYLASNKKMLKQMSLNARKVMEEIYCWEKMENRLKNVYHRLIP; encoded by the coding sequence ATGTCTAGAAAAGTATGCATGCTTGTAGCAGAACACCCATTCTTAGATTCGAGAATTTTCAAACGTGAAGCCAAAAGCCTATTAAAATTGGGTTATGATGTAACACTAATTGTTCCTAGAAAAGATGGATATTTATTTGACATTGATGGTACACCTTTGAAAGATAAATTTACTTCTAAAACGTTTACTTATGAGGGAATTAAAATAGTTACTTACGATTTTGAAGAAAGCAGAGCACCATTAAGTAAAGTCGTAGCCCCTGTTTCTCAGTGGGAGAAAGGTTTTAATAACCCATTAACAGAGCTTGGGATACAACAAGATGCAGATATTTATCATGTTCATGAATATTTATCCCTTTTTGCTGGAATAGGTGTGAAAAGATTATTGAAACAAAGAAATAAAAAAGTAAAATTAATCTACGACAGTCATGAATTAACTCCGGATCCCTTTGATTCGAGAAATCACGTAAATCACCGCAATAACTTGAAAGAAAAGCTACTGGTTATGCTGAAGGAAGTAGATCAAATCATTACTATTTCCCATTCCATAAAATCATGGTTCCTTTCTCAAGACCCCACATTTTCTGTAGAGGTCATTTATAATTCACATCCATTAGCTAAAAACTATCAAACCAAAGAATTTACTGGAAAGGGACTCATAGCTTGTTATGAAGGTAATATTGATTATAAAAGAGGTAGTAAAAATAAAATTATACAGATTACTGAACAATGCGCCACTTCCATCGATTTTCAATTCAAGATTATAGGTGGAACAAGGTTTGGTGAAACATTTGAACTCCCTAATCATTTAAGCGATAAAATTAAGTTAACTGGATGGGTGGACTATTATTCTATTTCACAGCATATGAAAGACGTAGAAATAGGTTGGATCGATTATGAAGAGTTAAATACTTCGCTTAATCGTTCTTATGCGATGCCAAATAAGTTTTTCAGCTTTTTAAATAATGGTGTTCCGATTGTAGTAAACCAATGCCATGAGATGGAATCTTTTCTACGGACTCATCGTTGTGGATTAGTAATTAATAAAAAACATGCTACAGCTTCAGACTATGCAGAAGCTATGCTGTATTTAGCCAGCAATAAGAAAATGTTGAAACAAATGAGCTTAAACGCTAGAAAAGTAATGGAAGAAATCTATTGCTGGGAGAAAATGGAGAACAGACTAAAGAATGTGTACCATCGCTTAATCCCGTAA